A single genomic interval of Abditibacteriota bacterium harbors:
- a CDS encoding MFS transporter, which translates to MTLKHRLLCAFARRVPAEARYNFGLDCIGGFLAGIHTGFFVPFYAIIARDKMGADEFMIALLSAGPYIGGMAALFYGGLVALNRELKWYWITAVLADVFITATALCSGSLSLSLCVFTAYAILACANTQYAVVVQRIYPIRYRASLMGYVRVICGVVTLLATLLAGKLMGDGEGWRVFFVISGLCAMGAAIVFGRVRCPLVTDGGGPRGSVAAFVMDSLKLLRENKTNTLLIILATVYSVGAMMQTVALPIFQVDVLRIEPKRISVLASVQSAVLMLSYPLWGRFIDRSNAIKGWIAAVAVGTLMPLGYYFAGSWTGVIWAHAMNGFYIAGADLAWFNMVLELTEKGKEGKYQALHYFFGGIRGMLGVVGGAFLVRYFHRVGAEGIRGVFPIVAGMMLLSVVFLIPAALKGRNTRR; encoded by the coding sequence ATGACTCTGAAGCACAGGCTGCTGTGCGCTTTTGCCCGCCGGGTCCCCGCGGAGGCCCGGTACAATTTCGGGCTGGACTGTATAGGAGGCTTTCTGGCCGGCATACACACCGGCTTTTTCGTGCCCTTTTACGCCATCATAGCCCGGGACAAAATGGGGGCGGACGAGTTCATGATAGCCCTCCTGAGCGCCGGCCCCTATATAGGGGGCATGGCGGCTCTGTTTTACGGCGGGCTGGTGGCCCTCAACAGGGAGCTGAAGTGGTATTGGATAACGGCGGTGCTGGCCGACGTCTTCATAACGGCCACGGCCCTGTGCTCCGGGAGCCTGTCTCTCAGCCTGTGCGTATTTACCGCCTACGCCATCCTGGCCTGCGCCAACACCCAATACGCGGTGGTGGTGCAGAGGATATATCCCATCCGCTACAGAGCCTCTCTCATGGGCTACGTAAGAGTGATCTGCGGAGTGGTGACCCTGCTGGCTACCTTGCTGGCGGGCAAGCTCATGGGTGACGGCGAAGGCTGGCGGGTGTTCTTCGTCATATCGGGCCTGTGCGCCATGGGCGCCGCCATAGTGTTCGGCAGGGTCCGATGTCCTCTCGTGACGGACGGGGGCGGCCCCCGGGGTTCCGTGGCGGCCTTCGTCATGGATTCCCTCAAGCTCCTCAGGGAGAACAAGACCAACACCCTGCTCATCATACTGGCCACCGTGTATTCCGTGGGAGCCATGATGCAGACCGTGGCTCTGCCCATATTTCAGGTGGACGTACTCCGGATAGAGCCCAAAAGGATATCGGTGCTGGCCTCGGTGCAGAGCGCGGTCCTGATGCTGTCCTACCCTCTGTGGGGCAGGTTCATAGACCGTTCCAACGCCATCAAGGGCTGGATAGCCGCCGTCGCCGTAGGCACTCTCATGCCTCTGGGGTATTATTTTGCCGGCAGCTGGACCGGGGTCATCTGGGCCCATGCCATGAACGGCTTTTACATAGCCGGCGCCGATCTGGCCTGGTTCAATATGGTGCTGGAGCTCACGGAGAAGGGCAAGGAGGGCAAATATCAGGCTCTCCACTATTTCTTCGGCGGCATCAGAGGCATGCTGGGCGTGGTGGGAGGCGCCTTTCTGGTCAGATATTTTCACAGAGTGGGCGCGGAAGGCATCAGGGGCGTGTTCCCCATAGTCGCCGGCATGATGCTCCTCAGCGTAGTCTTTCTCATACCAGCCGCCCTGAAGGGGAGGAATACCCGCAGATGA
- a CDS encoding ThuA domain-containing protein — protein MRKAIITCGGWDGHEPALTTAIAKRLLEEEGFDAAIYTDLDIYTDEKAMSEASLIVPCWTGGNITGEQSQGLLKTIASGVGVAGWHGGMCDAFRADTNYQYMTGGQWVAHPGGIIKYTVNITSDDPIVRGIEDFEVESEQYYMHTDPSNEVLAYTTFQGQYDPWVKGCVMPVIWKRMWDKGRVFYMSLGHTANVFDIPAVPEILRRGMLWAAREEGAR, from the coding sequence ATGAGAAAAGCTATCATTACCTGCGGAGGCTGGGACGGCCACGAGCCCGCGCTGACCACGGCCATCGCCAAAAGACTGCTGGAGGAGGAGGGCTTTGACGCCGCCATATATACCGACCTGGATATATACACCGACGAAAAGGCCATGAGCGAGGCCAGCCTGATAGTGCCCTGCTGGACCGGAGGCAATATCACCGGGGAGCAGAGCCAGGGGCTGCTGAAGACCATAGCCTCCGGCGTGGGAGTGGCCGGCTGGCACGGGGGCATGTGCGACGCCTTCCGGGCCGACACCAACTATCAGTATATGACCGGCGGCCAGTGGGTAGCCCATCCCGGCGGCATCATCAAATACACCGTCAACATCACCTCCGACGACCCCATAGTCAGAGGCATAGAGGACTTCGAGGTGGAGTCGGAGCAGTATTATATGCACACGGACCCCTCCAACGAGGTGCTGGCCTACACCACCTTTCAGGGGCAGTATGACCCCTGGGTCAAGGGCTGCGTCATGCCGGTGATATGGAAGAGAATGTGGGACAAGGGCAGAGTATTCTATATGTCTCTGGGACACACGGCCAACGTGTTTGACATACCCGCCGTACCGGAGATACTCCGCAGGGGCATGCTGTGGGCTGCCCGGGAGGAAGGCGCCCGATGA